One part of the Vanessa tameamea isolate UH-Manoa-2023 chromosome 8, ilVanTame1 primary haplotype, whole genome shotgun sequence genome encodes these proteins:
- the LOC113399786 gene encoding adenylate kinase 9 — protein sequence MPPKKVEEPEKKPLIGRIGTNLKVGIVGVPNVGKSTFFNVLTKSQAAAENFPFCTIDPNENKYILYNGDYTIFNKTEFDNEDCRRKPLAAAILGLNNTDIPLPDNLDFHNIWSDMDAHEAYLKQKPKSFLILGKQGAGSYNIGEALAKKLNCIHLCPKNVLIDEIEQKSPTGKCLDFNMRHNRVCKFDTILSIMKEKLKSPVVLHRGFIISGIPLVTSKQNDLYLVRSLYTEESVMITEDILFDLICNFKNKKSKPKKSTSNTSMSIEHEMTIEEEEENEEQEFVGEEIEDQMVELPKFLLESCSNLIFHVIPHYNTTKIVLLQQIQELFDLNPDIVIFISCPNMDIITKRSRKFLNYPNNSITFFPFQTTLEHEVRWPTNYCLTDFKKPYDIHNFNPKYNCKQPINFYLNTVDQLCNYKQTISPFFKQKLNDFDPSAIIKLDGRSSIHQMIYITMEKILLMPMKPIIIPEPLYLDDPSGDLEEFWTSVEELNVVRSGLVKFNRYASYWYNRCPVELKKRRTIVGKPKYAVTFFKYVYLLSSLDAMVKFCRNPRPFLKLEYLEPTCRIIIIGTKSSGKTMVANCLSWIFDASILSFPTILENEKQKKYNIYAKTIFSEIISTIEDARFTKWESMELDRISNLNTWYNTQCTMLSAYISLLKEKLKLSEDENAEAKPDFLKRFNVLKNKLAYLSENDLDQCENLLINKNLMKYAPLELTTEISKPSTPNIEDEDVTEKISAYIKSNELEKEMEPTPEELMSEIIKILKSIDSTSFENNTSEQIYGKFIIDGFPSNPEYWKYLTVNNLLPDYTIALIENREIDVDLIEHYAKIENSTKNYQERYILCTDVMVKIKLSLHQPLHSTELDMKIIFKQLINDILHSIFHKKIEDEPDKQTNNDLVTSFTESIEKFREDWDVLKLNIEENLKSCIEIELENKNDIEIIDGVLLKLRKGYCQPPVNVDDIAENQDDDNESFKDDLTHNEPYYLGETNIYCPVAFNDYGVLWKGKSEFTFRHDNKLCYSSNEVCKELMLSDIIKYQSYNKPFKNIPPFRICVIGGIGSGKTTISKIIAKELGLLHIDIPNFINEFAMPKHFKKVGWQFENSFTDPNMDEQDVIEFQMDEENSNNLMDIMSNEQEVRRMIYNYFERGSPLPFVFIQSMLKKLWFESPFVNTGIVVDGLPKLPTDVEVMIESFCIPDLVIKLESNSEIALERLSPKMFDQWKLQLMEAKTKAFRKLEADRKTWQDFITKTIVINLIISEVIENVCPDNEIALKSSSIQSTIMDADPAGSSNVDIKLFTAYNDIIQEYPEPTGKSEWENADDVLDKINSRLESIFDIDEENIQTLNDILDEQNIKTVTVDGKQSLNKVVRKALINLSDLRNRCESFLEQTFIINCDIAEMLLLEGFFLLSKFNRMCPVFIFENPCTLFNPYNLNRRKNKIFPIIHRSFIYFISSEKYVQKFRTNPLKYIQDNAIKSFKEYPLRIGVIGPPKSGKSKLAAKLAKEYGLLCISKGMAIRYILENMDWTVLGLKMLSELREGNCIHNELIIKAIITVAIDSRIMTNGFVLDGFPESPYDVCELSKVDLFPLIIFDIHTDREYVLKNSQHEHHYAILKTKPPHSRSFIDYKYNYWYEKCLQVRNFIKQDTQNLYSINGNNSKWQCYIDANMIIKNLIPKIHYYLGHAKSDIVRADIMAISNEAFQQRMSCFKNLCPVCFYKNILRHSGYPADKTGLVQYQDIFYWICPEHLDIVFKFPKKFLSAKKLNIPEIPAVVKTVNISLVYENGICIVTYAEKLPAQIKNIGINEYAAVYKKKIYLFCSNECLKKFLSKPHLYYNIKVFKETKIFPEITLKNIPHLGFLEQSVASRVPVPDERFDYLCTYHKPASKVPAFLNVVDIAGLVRGAAEGQGLGNAFLSHIKACDAIFNLCRAFDDEDVIHVDGDVNPVRDLETIGEELRLKDAEQLIQHVEKLDRVVNRGGDKKLKPEYDTLAKVKTILVEEKKHIRFGDWSAADIEVLNKYLFLTSKPALYLVNLSEKDYIRKKNKWLPKLKEWIDKNDPGAPLIPFSGVLESKLFEMDPDEKQQFLKENNITSALDKIIVQGYKALQLEYFFTAGADEVKAWTIQKGTKAPQAAGRIHTDFEKGFIMAEVMHYKDFKEEGSEAACKSAGKYRQQGRNYVVEDGDIIFFKFNAGAGLKDAKKK from the exons ATGCCACCTAAAAAAGTAGAAGAGCCTGAAAAAAAACCACTTATTGGAAGAATTGGTACAAACTTGAAAGTGGGTATCGTTGGAGTTCCAAATGTTGGCAAATCAACATTTTTCAATGTGCTTACTAAAAGCCAAGCAGCTGCTGAAAATTTTCCATTTTGTACCATCGATCCCAATGAAAATAAGT atatattgtataatggtgattatacaatatttaacaaaactgaGTTTGACAATGAAGATTGTCGCCGAAAACCTCTAGCTGCTGCTATTTTGGGTTTAAATAACACTGACATTCCTTTGCCTGATAATTTggattttcataatatttggtCTGATATGGATGCACACGaagcatatttaaaacaaaaaccaaaATCATTTTTGATATTAGGCAAACAGGGTGCTGGAAGTTATAATATTGGAGAAGCTTTGGCTAAAAAACTTAATTGCATTCATCTTTGccctaaaaatgttttgatagaCGAAATTGAACAAAAGAGTCCAACAGGAAAGTGCTTAGATTTTAACATGAGACATAATAGAGTCTGTAAATTTGATACAATTCTATCCATTATGAAGGAGAAATTAAAATCGCCTGTTGTATTACACAGAGGATTTATAATATCAGGAATACCACTAGTAACTTCGAAGCAAAATGACCTATACTTAGTCAGGTCGTTGTACACTGAAGAATCAGTTATGATAACTGAAGATATCCTCTTTGATTTAAtatgcaattttaaaaataaaaaatcaaaacccAAAAAGTCTACGTCAAACACATCTATGAGCATTGAACATGAGATGACTattgaagaagaagaagaaaatgaaGAACAAGAATTCGTAGGCGAAGAAATTGAAGATCAAATGGTAGAATTGCCGAAATTTTTGTTGGAATCTTGTAGCAACCTCATATTTCATGTAATTCCACATTATAACACTACAAAAATAGTGCTTTTACAGCAAATTCAAGAATTGTTTGATTTAAATCCGgatattgtgatttttatttcatgtccGAATATGGATATCATAACAAAGAGAAGccgtaaatttttaaattatcctaaTAACTCTATTACTTTTTTTCCATTTCAAACTACTCTGGAGCATGAAGTAAGATGGCCCACTAATTATTGCCTAACAGATTTCAAGAAACCATACGACATTCATAACTTCAACCCTAAATATAATTGCAAGCAAccaatcaatttttatttaaatacagtagATCAACTTTGTAACTATAAACAAACTATTAGtccattttttaaacaaaaattaaatgattttgatcCAAGCGCTATTATAAAACTGGACGGGCGCTCCTCAATTCATCAAATGATATACATAACCATGGAGAAAATACTATTAATGCCAATGAAACCTATAATTATACCAGAACCATTATATCTTGATGATCCTTCAGGAGATTTAGAAGAATTTTGGACATCAGTTGAAGAATTAAATGTGGTAAGGAGTGGTCTCGTTAAATTTAATAGATACGCTTCATATTGGTATAATAGATGTCCTGTTGAACTTAAAAAACGACGAACAATAGTAGGAAAACCAAAGTATGCAGtcacgttttttaaatatgtgtacTTGTTGTCTTCATTGGATGCAATGGTGAAGTTTTGCAGAAATCCACGGCCTTTCCTTAAGTTAGAATATTTGGAACCAACATgccgtattataattataggtaCAAAGTCGTCGGGAAAAACCATGGTTGCCAACTGCTTATCTTGGATATTTGATGCTTCTATTTTAAGTTTTCCTACCATACTAGAAAATGAGAAGCAgaagaaatataacatttacgCTAAAACTATTTTCTCTGAAATAATCTCAACAATTGAAGACGCTAGATTTACTAAATGGGAAAGTATGGAGTTAGATAGAATATCTAATTTGAATACGTGGTATAACACTCAATGTACTATGTTAAGTGCATACATATcattattgaaagaaaaattaaaactatctgAAGATGAAAACGCGGAGGCGAAACCAGATTTTTTGAAAAGATTTAACgtccttaaaaataaactcgCTTATTTATCTGAAAATGATTTGGATCAATGTGAAAACTTACtgataaataagaatttaatgaaGTATGCCCCTCTTGAATTAACTACCGAAATAAGCAAACCTAGCACACCTAATATAGAAGACGAAGATGTTACCGAAAAAATATCAGCTTATATAAAATCTAATGAATTAGAAAAAGAAATGGAGCCAACACCTGAAGAACTGATGtcggaaattattaaaatattaaaaagtatagatTCAAcatcttttgaaaataatacttcaGAACAAATTTATGGAAAGTTTATAATCGATGGATTTCCTTCGAATCCTGAATATTGGAAATATCTCACtgtgaataatttattaccaGATTACACTATAGCTTTAATAGAAAATAGAGAAATTGATGTTGATCTAATTGAACATTATGCTAAAATAGAAAATAGTACTAAAAACTATCAAGAAAGATATATTCTATGTACTGATGTtatggtaaaaataaaactaagtctGCACCAACCTTTACATTCTACGGAGTTagatatgaaaattatattcaagcaattaataaacgatatattacattctatatttcataaaaaaatagaagatGAACCTGATAAACAAACCAATAACGATTTAGTAACATCTTTCACTGAAAGTATAGAAAAGTTTCGCGAAGATTGGGACGTATTAAAACTAAACatagaagaaaatttaaaatcttgCATTGAAATTGAactggaaaataaaaatgatattgaaattataGACGGAGTCCTCTTAAAACTACGCAAAGGTTATTGTCAACCACCTGTCAATGTCGATGATATAGCCGAAAATCAAGATGATGATAACGAATCATTTAAAGATGATCTCACTCATAATGAACCATATTACTTAggagaaacaaatatttattgcccTGTTGCGTTTAACGACTATGGTGTTCTATGGAAAGGCAAATCAGAGTTTACATTTAGACATGACAATAAACTTTGTTATTCCTCAAATGAAGTCTGTAAGGAATTAATGTTATCTGATATTATAAAGTACCAGTCTTATAataaaccatttaaaaatatacctccTTTTCGAATATGTGTAATTGGAGGCATCGGAAGTGGAAAAACtacaatatctaaaataattgcCAAAGAACTTGGTTTGTTACATATTGATATTCCAAATTTTATCAATGAATTTGCGATgccaaaacattttaaaaaagttgGATGGCAATTCGAAAATAGTTTTACTGATCCTAATATGGATGAGCAAGACGTTATAGAGTTTCAAATGGATGAAGAAAATTCAAACAATCTGATGGATATTATGTCGAATGAACAAGAAGTACGCCGtatgatttataattactttgaaCGTGGATCGCCATTGCCTTTTGTGTTTATCCAATCGATGCTTAAAAAACTTTGGTTTGAAAGCCCATTTGTCAACACTGGGATTGTGGTTGACGGCTTACCAAAATTGCCTACTGATGTTGAAGTAATGATAGAAAGTTTTTGTATTCCTGATCTAGTTATAAAACTAGAAAGCAATTCTGAAATAGCATTAGAAAGATTGTCTCCGAAAATGTTTGATCAATGGAAGCTACAACTTATGGAAGCTAAGACAAAAGCTTTTCGAAAATTAGAAGCCGATCGAAAGACTTGGCAAgactttattacaaaaacgaTTGTGATTAATCTTATAATTAGTGAAGTTATAGAAAACGTATGTCCAGATAATGAAATAGCCTTGAAAAGTTCATCTATTCAGAGCACCATAATGGATGCTGATCCTGCCGGATCATCTAACGTAGACATTAAGCTATTTACCGCCTATAACGACATCATTCAAGAATATCCGGAACCAACAGGTAAAAGCGAATGGGAGAATGCTGATGATGTTCTCGATAAGATAAATAGTAGACTGGAAAGTATCTTTGATATAGATGAGGAAAATATACAGacgttaaatgatattttagatGAGCAGAATATAAAAACAGTCACTGTGGATGGAAAACAATCTTTGAATAAAGTTGTCCGAAAGGCGTTAATTAACTTGTCTGATTTGAGAAATCGATGTGAATCATTTCTAGagcaaacatttattataaactgtgACATTGCCGAAATGCTTTTGCTGGAAGGATTCTTTTTATTGAGCAAATTCAATAGAATGTGTCCagtgtttatttttgaaaatcctTGTACACTTTTCAATCCATACAATTTAAATAGGcgtaaaaataagatttttccTATTATTCATcgatcttttatatattttatttcatcggaaaaatatgtacaaaagttTAGAACTAATccattgaaatatattcaagataatgctattaaatcatttaaagagTATCCATTAAGAATTGGTGTTATCGGACCACCAAAATCGGGTAAGAGTAAATTAGCTGCAAAACTTGCCAAAGAGTATGGATTGTTGTGTATATCAAAAGGAATGGCCATTCGATACATTTTGGAAAACATGGATTGGACTGTATTGggattaaaaatgttatcagAATTACGTGAAGGAAATTGCATTCATAACGAATTGATTATAAAAGCTATCATAACTGTTGCAATAGATAGTCGAATAATGACTAATGGTTTCGTTCTTGACGGTTTTCCGGAGTCGCCTTATGATGTCTGTGAACTGTCGAAAGTTGATCTATTTCCTCTTATAATTTTCGATATCCATACCGATAGAGAATACGTATTAAAAAATTCACAACATGAACATCATTACGCCATCCTCAAAACAAAGCCCCCTCATTCTCGATCTTTTATagattacaaatacaattattggtatgaaaaatgtttacaagttagaaattttataaaacaggaCACACAAAATCTATATTCAATCAATGGAAACAATTCTAAATGGCAATGTTACATTGATgcaaatatgataataaaaaacttgataCCAAAGATACATTACTACTTAGGTCATGCAAAATCGGATATAGTACGTGCGGATATAATGGCTATATCTAACGAAGCATTTCAGCAAAGGATGTCGtgttttaaaaatctttgtCCTGTTTGCttctataagaatattttacgtCACAGCGGCTATCCCGCAGACAAAACAGGCCTTGTTCAATaccaagatatattttattggatttgTCCTGAACATTTAGACATTGTATTTAAGTTCCCAAAGAAATTCTTGTCAgctaaaaagttaaatataccTGAAATTCCGGCCGTTGTGAAAACGGTCAATATTTCGCTCGTTTATGAAAATGGCATATGTATAGTAACGTACGCAGAAAAACTGCCcgctcaaataaaaaatattggaatcaATGAATATGCTGctgtttataagaaaaaaatatatttattctgtagTAATGAGTGCCTTAAAAAGTTTTTGTCAAAACCTCATTTGTATTATAACATCAAAGTTTTTAAAGAAACGAAAATTTTCCCTGAAATAACGCTAAAAAATATTCCTCATTTGGGTTTCTTGGAACAAAGTGTTG caagtCGGGTACCAGTTCCGGATGAGAGGTTTGATTACCTTTGCACTTATCACAAACCAGCCAG TAAGGTACCTGCATTTCTGAATGTAGTGGATATAGCCGGTCTAGTTCGAGGTGCTGCTGAAGGTCAAGGCTTGGGAAATGCATTTTTGTCGCATATTAAGGCTTGCGATGCCATATTCAATCTCTGCA gagCATTTGATGATGAAGATGTAATTCACGTCGATGGTGATGTTAATCCCGTCCGAGATCTTGAGACTATTGGAGAAGAATTACGGCTTAAAGACGCCGAGCAACTCATTCAACACGTAGAAAAATTAGACAGAGTTGTCAACCGTGGCGGTGATAAGAAATTAAAACCCGAATAT gATACACTggcaaaagtaaaaacaattttagttgAGGAAAAGAAACATATACGTTTCGGGGATTGGAGTGCTGCGGAT ATCGAGGTACTGaacaaatatctatttttaacaTCGAAGCCCGCGCTTTATCTCGTTAACTTGTCGGAAAAAGATTATATCAGAAAAAAGAATAAATG gttACCAAAACTTAAAGAATGGATCGATAAAAATGATCCAGGTGCACCCCTAATACCATTTTCTGGCGTTTTGGAAAGCAAGTTATTTGAAATGGATCCAGATGAAAAGCAACAGtttcttaaagaaaataatattacaag TGCTTTAGACAAAATAATTGTCCAAGGTTACAAAGCACTTCAATTGGAATACTTTTTCACTGCTGGCGCAGATGAAGTCAAAGCTTGGACTATTCag AAAGGCACTAAAGCGCCCCAAGCTGCTGGTAGGATTCACACGGATTTCGAGAAAGGTTTCATAATGGCTGAAGTTATGCATTACAAGGACTTCAAAGAAGAAGGCTCGGAAGCGGCCTGTAAATCCGCCGGAAAATACAGACAACAGG GTCGTAACTACGTGGTAGAGGACGGTGATATAATTTTCTTCAAATTCAACGCTGGTGCTGGGCTCAAGGATGCTAAGAAGAAATGA
- the LOC113399859 gene encoding protein Asterix, with amino-acid sequence MQLTVDPRRADRERRYKPPPASSAPAEDLTTDYMNILGMVFSMCGLMMRLKWCAWTAVFCSSISFANSRVSDDTKQIVSSFMLSISAVVMSYLQNPAPMSPPWAALTT; translated from the exons ATGCAACTGACGGTGGATCCAAGACGTGCTGACCGCGAACGTCGTTACAAACCTCCACCAGCATCTTCAGCTCCCGCTGAAGATCTCACTACAGACTATATGAATATTCTCG gtatggTGTTTTCAATGTGTGGTCTTATGATGCGCCTTAAATGGTGTGCATGGACTGCGGTGTTCTGTTCCAGCATTAGCTTTGCCAACTCTAGAGTATCAGATGATACAAAACAG attgtCAGCTCCTTTATGCTTTCAATATCAGCCGTTGTCATGTCATATCTACAAAATCCTGCACCTATGTCTCCACCGTGGGCTGCTCTAACAACATAG
- the LOC113399785 gene encoding protein PTHB1 has translation MSLFKVRQWWSNEKSLSEVCDEGTQNGKCIKVDRFNSHSDSDCVIVGQGSLLKIYKPNSENDNSHSILESQLNDVVLQIETGKFVADSSDRQILILHPKRYAIYMLERKTGQIDVGEQNVLSPMISHLFTRRAFSTTCGPFGYSKRDLICIQAVDGTLSFFDQDTFLFMCVFNDILIPGPVHFITNSDQFIICKSTWIMEIYSYQQLGELSELSARPNRKNINIPQWIYNAGEEIISIQVIRTSSSFSSIVAVGERHLYCFQDNGLMKFMIRFDYMPICFHAYLIGWYYEPNSRLLIMVASDDSKLNIYEGTSLLWSCDLTHRPISIARCYLNALPGGIVTLSTNGIINVSFLGTEPDLNANGKPMNDFVDPDQIQDELDDVENSLQKVMDARKEFDDEDTESDQIVNIKVEIGKTNDDPISNYPANNIDTLQTCSMVVILSCNNPNSIQSIQITYDCASPIACSDTTLCFENVNGTEIIETQVYLSSDADISDCGINIVISIVDIKGKIKIISKRVSLPLKLYCVPVENVSENNIKLSFKTNQPCLDLSEIFTEFTEEDLTRYTTVKNNLTFKYRTSNNTVTVKSNDLYTIEANDFSIMYPIFEYFVNNLKIYYARTGVTDFKINFNLDGELIKLILHTFLKSIESHAKERIKMKSLENDLNVLQRQFTLVQKRLLVQYGSLPPGNCDALEFLMNDTHERIKTVAYGIMQSKRYVFSAGNILRRIGSIIIYILKEKLNDEFKVKLVEEMLSLHTLNDQFQEWEENVAQGLSYILNKVFKKTEKDKEKLAPVTDQDILSQTNLKKFLKQMRIVFEKLLTDCQDNNEVKSNVTRTEEFVEVI, from the exons ATGTCCCTTTTTAAAGTGAGACAATGGTGGTCTAACGAAAAATCGCTAAGTGAAGTTTGCGATGAGGGTACTCAAAATGGCAAATGTATTAAAGTGGACAGATTCAACTCACACAGCGATAGCGACTGTGTTATTGTTGGACAAGGTTCCttgttgaaaatttataaaccaAATTCAGAAAATGATAATTCTCATTCAATTTTAGAGTCACAATTAAACGATGTCGTATTACAAATTGAGACAGGAAAATTTGTAGC GGATTCTTCTGAtcgtcaaatattaatattacacccTAAAAGATACGCTATATATATGTTAGAACGAAAAACAGGTCAAATTGATGTtg GGGAGCAGAATGTATTATCCCCTATGATAAGTCATCTATTTACAAGGCGGGCGTTTAGCACGACCTGTGGTCCGTTTGGCTATTCAAAAAGAGATCTTATATGCATTCAGGCTGTAGATGGTACATTAAGTTTCTTTGACCaagacacatttttatttatgtgtgtgttCAACGACATTTTGATACCGGGACCGGTGCATTTTATAACAAACAGcgatcaatttataatttgcaAGTCGACTTGGATAATGGAAATATATAG ttatcaACAATTAGGCGAATTAAGTGAATTAAGTGCTCGACCAAAcaggaaaaatataaacattcctcAATGGATTTATAATGCAGGAGAAGAAATTATATCTATCCAAGTTATACGA aCAAGTAGCAGTTTTTCCAGTATTGTAGCAGTTGGTGAGAGACATCTGTATTGCTTTCAAGATAATGGTCTAATGAAATTCATGATTCGATTTGATTATATGCCGATCTGTTTTCACGCATATTTAATTGGATGGTACTATG AGCCAAATTCTCGACTTCTGATAATGGTAGCTTCTGATGATTCGAAACTGAATATTTATGAAGGAACGTCACTTTTGTGGTCATGCGATTTAACTCATAGGCCAATATCGATAGCTCGTTGCTATCTGAACGCCTTACCTGGTGGTATTGTAACGCTATCAACTAATGGTATAATAAATGTTAGCTTCTTGGGAACTGAACCGGATTTAAATGCAAATGGTAAACCAATGAATGATTTTGTGGATCCAGATCAAATTCAAGATGAATTAGACGATGTTGAAAATTCATTGCAAAAAGTTATGGATGCTAGAAAAG AATTTGACGACGAAGACACGGAAAGCGatcaaatagtaaatattaaagtcGAAATCGGGAAAACTAATGACGATCCTATTTCAAATTATCCGGCCAATAATATAGATACACTACAAACTTGTTCAATGGTTGTAATTTTAAGTTGTAACAATCCAAACTCCATACAAAGTATTCAAATAACTTATGACTGTGCGTCTCCTATTGCTTGTTCAGACACGACTTTATGTTTCGAAAATGTAAATGGTACGGAAATTATAGAGACACAAGTTTATTTATCAAGCGATGCAGATATATCCGACTGtggtataaatattgtaattagtatcgtcgatattaaagggaaaataaaaataatatcaaagcgAGTATCACTACCACTTAAGCTTTACTGCGTACCTGTCGAAAACGTGTCGgaaaataacatcaaattaagttttaaaacaaatcaaccATGTTTAGATTTGTCTGAAATATTTACTG AGTTTACAGAAGAAGATTTAACAAGGTACACAacggttaaaaataatttaacatttaaatatcgtACTTCAAACAATACAGTTACCGTTAAAAGTAATGATTTGTATACAATAGAGGCGAATGATTTTTCTATCATGTAtccaatatttgaatattttgtaaacaatttaaaaatatattatgccaGAACTGGTGTTACTgacttcaaaattaattttaatttagatggagaattaataaaacttattttgcaTACGTTTTTGAAAAGCATCGAAAGTCATGCTAAAGAAAGAATCAAAATGAAGAGTTTGGAG AACGACCTCAATGTACTTCAAAGACAGTTCACCTTGGTGCAGAAAAGACTGTTAGTTCAATACGGATCGTTACCCCCGGGTAATTGTGATGCTTTAgaatttttaatgaatgataCACACGAGCGAATTAAGACTGTTGCATATGGAATAATGCAAAGTAAACGATATGTATTTAG CGCTGGCAACATTTTGAGAAGAATTGGGagcattatcatttatatactcAAAGAAAAATTGAATGACgaatttaaagtgaaacttgTTGAAGAGATGTTGTCTTTACATACTCTCAATGACCAATTTCAA GAATGGGAAGAAAACGTCGCACAAGGTCTGTCATACATTCTCAATAAAGTATTCAAAAAAACAGAAAAGGATAAAGAAAAACTTGCACCGGTCACCGATCAAGACATTCTATCCCAAACTaacttaaaaaagtttttaaaacaaatgcgTATAGTATTCGAAAAACTTTTAACTGACTGTCAAGATAATAATGAGGTAAAGAGTAACGTAACACGCACAGAGGAATTTGTTGAAgtcatataa